The genomic interval ACAGGCTCAGGTTTTCAGGATCAAGACCTCCAAGATTTGAAATCGTGAAGAGGTTCTGTGCCTGTACATATACTGAAAGGTCTTTCACATGTAATTTGGAGACTATCGCTTCGGTAAATCCATACCGGATGCTCACATTTTGTAACCTGGCATAGGTCGCGTCACTATAAGCACCGGTACTGTTTACAAACAATTGTGAAAAATTGATCAGGTTCATTAAACTGGCACTCATGCGCGGAATGTCAGTAACATCGCCGGGCTTTTGCCAGCGGTCCAGCCAGTAAGTAGGCCCGTTCAGCCCATAGAAGCCTACTGCAAATCCGTTCTGCGCCAGTCCATTCAGCGCCGTACGCTTGGTGAAAACAAAAGAAAAATCTAACGACAGATGTTTATAAGTAAACGTGTTCTCGATTCCTCCATAATACTTAGGCGCCAGATCAACAAACTCGGTTTTATCTTCATCCGCCAATTCCATGACCTGGTAGTCCGCCTTTTCTCCTTTGGCGTTGACATAACTGAAATAGCCGGTTTCAGGATTTACACCGGCATAGTTGAACAGTTTAATACCGGTAACTGGTTTATCAAGCACATAGTTCATCCCCAGGTTCCGATACGTCGGCAGCTTCACCAGCTTACTGGCAGGAATAGAAATATTAAACCGCGTGGTCCAGTTAAAATCCTTTCTACGGATATTGTTCGTGCTCAGGCTCATCTCCCATCCGCTGGTACGGATCACTGCATCCGTGTTCACAGGAAAGGAACCGAAGCCTGTTACTGTCGACAATGGTATATTGATCAATTGGTTCGAAGCTATATTGCGGTAATAGTTTCCTTCCACATGTACCCGGTCTTTAAAGAAGCCCAGTTCCAGTCCCACTTCCGTATTCCTGTTATGTTCCCAGCTCAGATTAGGGTTTGCCAGGCTGCCCGGATAAAGGGTCGTACTGCCGGCATAGGTACCCGATCCCGCCGTATATTTACTCAGATAGGCAAAGTCGCCTACGGCGTCTCCTCCTATAATACCTGTACTGGCACGGAGCTTTCCATAGCTCAGGAACGGCAGGTTGTATTTGATAAAGGATTCTTCACTGAAGATCCAGGCAGCGGCCACAGAACCGAAAGTGCCGAATTTTTTACCGGGCCCGAAACGGGTAGAGCCATCCCTCCTTCCATTGAGGTTAATGATATATTTCTGGTCCCAGATAAATTTCATGATAGCATACATACCAATATCCCGGTAAGGCGTCTGGCGGTAGGAGCTTGTCACCAATGTAGCTACAGAAGGATTGCTGAGCAAAGCATCCGAAGCAAAGCCTGTACCTGAGATCTCATCGACAGTGCTGAGATTGTTATCCAGTTTGCCGCCCACCTTAAAGCTGAAATCCCCTTTCTGCCAGAAGTTATTGTTATACTCTGCATAAGGCTCAAGGGTTACATTCCGCGTTTGAAAATGATGGAAGCTGCTATATGTCTGGGCTGCAGCATCTACCTTTGTTGGCGCCATGGCGGTAGTAGGATATCCCATTAATTGCTGTCCGTTGATATTGCTGTAACCAAGGTTCACCCGTAATGCAACATGGTTGAAAGGCCGGTAGCTGAGGTTTGTGTTGCCGAGTAAATTGTTGGTTACATTACGATAGGTACGGTTGATGTCTGCCGCAACTGCGCTGGCAGGATTTTCCCAGTTCACACTTCCATCGGGCAGAAAAGGAGGTGGTGCATTCGGTGGTGTCATTACTGCCAGCGCTGAAAAGTCTGTCGGCACCATCTTATTCACACTGGAAAGATAAGTGCCTGATATGGCATAACTGAATTTATTATCTTTTGTATTGGTATTGATGGAAAAATGCAGAGAACCATCCAGCATTGAACCTTTATGCAACTGGATGTTGCCGGTCTTGCGGATACTGCCGCTTACCATGTAACTGCTGGTTTGTGTACCGCCGCCATAACTAAGGTTCACATTGGCTGTTTGTGCCATTTTACCCAACAGCTGCTTTTGATAGTCATTATCCCTGTCCAGCGGATACGTTCCGTTCAGATCCAGGTCGCCGTCACCCACAGTGGCGCCATCATTTTTCAGGGCCTCCCGGCGCAGCATAAGGTATTGCGCTGTATTCATCGGCTTCACATGCTGCCCCAACATAGAAACGCCGTCATATATATTCAGATTCAATGTAGGCGTTCCGGCTTTCGCTTTTTTCGTTGTGATAAGGATAACGCCATAAGCACCTTCTGCACCATACAACGAGGTCGCATCTGCATCTTTCAGTACACTGATACTCTCAATATCATTTGGGTTGATGTAATTCAGGCCATTACCTCCCTGCAAAAAGTTGCCGGTACCAAACAGCGTATTGGTTTCCATCGGCAGCTTCGCACCCGGATAGGTCACACCATCTACCACTACCAGCGGAGGCGGCGCCGTGGAGCTAAAGTTGGCCGCATTCCTCAGGCGGAGGGAAAAAGCGCCGCCGGGCTGGCCGGTCACCTGCTGAATGAATAAACCTGGTATCTTGCCCTGTAAGGCTTCCAACACATTGTTGACAGGGTTCTTCTGAATATCTTTAGCCGTAATAGTGGTTACATCGCCTGTATTAAACCGTTTAGTCGTCGATCCATATGCAATGACCTGCACCTGGTCCAGATCTCCTACGTCCACCCGTAAAACGACCTTCAATGGCCCCGCACCGCCACTTACAGGTACTTCGCGACTCACAAATCCCACGGAAGAAAACTGCAGGATGGCTTTCTCGTCGGGAATGACGATGGTAAAATTTCCTTTTTCATTGGTCAGGGTTACCCGCTGCAGATCTCCCTTCACCTTTACGGTAACACCCGGCAGGTAATTACTGTGCTCGTCTGTCACCAGACCTGTGACCACCCGGGGTGGCACAGGCTCAGTGATTGCAGGTTTAGCATGGATCAGGATAATATTGTTTTCAATGCTGTAGGTAAGCGGCTGATTTGCCAGGCATTTGCCAAGCGCTGCCGGCAGGTCAAGATCTTTCACATGAACTGTGACCGGTTTGCTGGAGCTTAGCATATCATCGGTATAAAAGAAGTCATATCCTGTCTGTTTCCTGATCTCCCTGAAGACCTGCGACAAGGGAGTCTTCTCCATATTAAGCGTGACCCTTTGTGCGTAGCCGGAGGCACTTGCCTGTACAATGCCGATTGTAGTAAGGATGAGTACGATCAATTTCATAATGCGCAAGGACATTAATGCGCAGGTTGTCCACCTGCCTGATTTTTCAGGACAAAAATTCATAATTTTGGTTGAGTTAATTCGCAAAGCAGCCTTGCCCACGAAGCGATGCCTGCAACGCGAATAAATTTTAATGAATAATGTTTAGTCTGGGACCGGCCACACCGGTATCAGCAGCTAAGCACAAATCCTTAACCGGAAGTGTTCCACCGCTTCCGGTTATTCATTTAATGCCATAGCCCTCCATAAAGGCGTAGGTGAATTATTGCATTATCGTCATAGTATTTAATGTGTTGGTTGATAAAATAATGTATGGTTGGTCCCTGAATTACGATCTTATTTGTCAGCTAAAGTAATGTGGTTATTCCTCACAGTAAATTTTACCGCCGCGGTGCTTTCCAGCATTTTCAGCACTACAGACAGGTTCCGGGACCGGGATATCTCACCGCTAAAGGTCAGCGTACTATGGCTGTAATGCCCATAATCCACGTCTACATCATACCACCTGGACACCTTGCGCATAATATCGGGCAGGGTCTCATTCTTAAATATAAAATCCCCCTCTTTCCAGTCAATAGCCACTGCGGGATCCACTGTATGCAGCTTCACCTGTTGACCGCTATTCAAAACAGCCTGCTGTCCCGGCTTTAATACGGCGCTTTCCCCACCATCGGCCGTTACGCGAACGGCGCCCTGTAATAATGTAGTTTTGATCACCGGCTCATCCGGATAAGCATTTACGTTAAATTGCGTGCCCAGTACATCTATCCTTTGTCCCTTACAAACCACCCTGAATGGCTGACCAGCATGTTGCGCCACTTCAAAATAGGCTTCGCCGGTAATTGTTACTTCACGTTCCGCACCATTGAAAGTGACCGGGTAGGTGACAGAGCTGGCTGCATTTAACCATACCCTGGTGCCATCTGCCAGCACCAGCTGATGTTGTCCCCCACGGGGCGTACTTACGGTATTGATCATGGGGGCGCCCTCTTCATCCGGCATCTCTGCACCGCTATAATGCAGCTCGCCATCTGCCTTCTTTTGGATAGTGACATTCCCCTGCTGCGCCAGCTCTCCTTCCCTGGCATCTTCCAGTATAATGCGCCGGCCATTGGCCAGTGTAAGCACGGCCTTACTAGATCCCGGGAGGGCATCATCCTTTATTGCTACTATTGGCTGATGTTTCCGGGTATTTCCGGAATGATATACAAAGTATCCCCCAGCCATCACCAGTACAGCTACAGCCGCGGCCACAGATATCCATGGCCGGCGGTTCCGCTGTTTGGCTGGTAAAAGAGGGATAAGTAGTTCTGTTTCAAGCAACTGCTCCTCCGTCAATGCCTTCAGACCAGGTAATTCCAGCTGGTCATACCACGATTCAATGATCGCTCTCTCCTCCGGAGTGCATTCTCCGGCGTTATATTTATGTAGCAGCTCTTTAAATGATACTCCCATATAATGTATGACAGTACAAAAAGGGGGAAGGGCTAGTGGAAATGAAAATTTTTAAAAAAAATAATGCAGGGCTATCAGAGTACATAACCCAATCTTCAAACGCAGGATCTTTAATGCGCCTTTGATATGGTTCTTCACGGTAAATTCAGATATATTAAGCCGCTCGGCAATCTCTTTATGGCTTAGATGTTCCTTCCGGCTCAAGACAAATACCTCCCGCATTTTGGGTGGGAGCGCGGCAATTTCCTTATCGATCAGTTGTTGTAATTCCTTTTCCCGGAGCCGGATATCGGACGTATTCAGCCCTTCATCCATAAAGTTTTGAAAATTAAGTGCATACCGGGCCTCCACCTGCTTGTGCTCAATGTAATTCAGGACCTTATTACGGACCATCGCATATAAATAGGCCGATACCTGCTGAATGGACGGAAGCTGCTCCCTTTGGCTCCAGAGGGTGGAAAACACCTCCTGTACAATCTCCTTCGCATCTTCAGGTTCGCCGATCTTCTTATAGGCGTGGATGATCAGGGGTTTCTTATACCTGTTGTAAAGTTCTGTGAACGCAGCTTTATCGCCCGCCTGCAGCATGACGATCAGCGCGCTGTCATTGGCATGTATTAAGACCCCCATTCAACCAAAATTAAAAAAAAGGGGGAGATTTTCGAAGATTGGCTTTTCCGGGCTGGCATTTTAGCAGGAAAAGCTCTGAGGTGCAACGAACAACGCAGGAATGACAATGCTTGTAATATTCGGGGCCAGGTAATTATTTCCCTGTTGCCTTAGGCGTCTTTTCCGTCTTCCATTTTATAACATGGTACACTGCTCTGGTGTTACCCACATTCCTGATACCATGCAGCTGATTAGATGCCTGGAAAATAACGGAGCCCGGACCAACACGTTTTGTGATACCGTTTGCCGTCGATTCAACTATCCCTTCCTTCACAATGATCAGTTCTTCATCAGGATGCTGATGTGGCGGATGTGGCGCCTCTCCGGGATTTAAGGTGGTTACATGCAGTTCCAGCTCGTCCAGGGTTGGCGTAGGTGCCTGCAGGAACTGTCTTTTTTCTCCCGTTTTGGTGGGTTCGACCTTGATATCATTCCAGTCGTATATAGCGGAAGATAAAGGCGGCTGACGGTCCTTATGCGCAATAATGGCCAATGGGATACACATTATCAGCACTGTGATGCAAACAAAAGTTATTTCGCGTTTTGTCATTGTATCTGGGTTTACGTAAACTTAATTTACAGAAAAATCTGTGAATCATCCACGTAAAACCGTGATATGTTAACCACCCACGCCTCTTGTTGAGCGACCTTTGTCAAAAGTTAAAACAATATGAAAAAAATACTTTAACCGCCTATTCAGAAAGGTGATTGGAATATCTCCGGGCGTATTCCGCTCAGCAGCACAGGAGCAACTACAGTACCTGGCTCAGTAATGAAACGCTAATTTATTCAGACGCGTTATCCGCGGATTGTTCTCAAAGATACCAGCAAAATAAGCATGCCTGGCGTACTTACCTCGTTGATTACATCACAAAACTAACGAGAATACCGGACATAACATATACGGGAAATACGCATTTTTTCTCTCATTAAATGCATTCCGAAAGTACCTTGCACTGAGATATAGCACAGGTTCGCCCGAGGTAGCCTCATCCTCCCTTAATCTTCCGTTCGAGAACGGAAGATTAAGGGAGGATGAGGCTACCTCGGGCGAACCTCCACCGAACCTCTGCCGAAGCGCAATACAGGATAAAGCCCAATTTTCAGCATGACAAAGCCTGGTTTTAAAATAGCTGTGTAAAACTTAATTTGCACATCTGTAAAGCAAATAATGAATTTACAATAACAACTGTAAAGTCAATCCTGAAGCTCCGCACAAAACTGTAAAGTTTTTCTGTACTGGGACAGTACTAAAACAAATACCGGTTTGACACCGCTTTAATACCGCTAATCTTACGTTAATCTTACGTTCCTGAACGTAACTTTAACGTAAGATTAGCGGTATTAAAGCGGTATGAAGACGGGATCAAGCAACAAAAAAAGCCACTTTATTAAAGGCATTGATGTAGAAAAACAATAACGAATAATCATGACAACTGCAGAATAAAATGAATGAAATGAACAGCATTTGTTTATATCAAAAATGTATTTTCGCCGTCGCTATGAATAAAGAAAAATATCCGCTGAAGACCGACTATACGCATGCTAATTTCGAATTCGATAGTCATGGACCGAATGCGGCAGCGCCGGCAGTGGCTGATTATCTTTGCGCTTTTTAGCCATTTTTCTTACTTTTCCCCCTATTTACACTAAAATCAGTCACTGCCCCGGATGCAGACCGCATATCAACGCCGGCCCATCACCGCAGTATGCTATTTAAACGCCTGGTATATTTCTTTCATTATGGCAACAGATATAAAGTCCTACAGATTTAAAGCCGGCTTTCGCCACGAAATAGAGGTCCAGCCTTTAAAGAAATTGTACACCGAACACCGGGATATTCTAAGCGAGCCACATCGCGCTGATTTTTATCACATCTTCTGGTTTCAACAAGCGCCACAGGTACATATGGTCGATTTTAAACCTATCCACCCCATGAATAATACCTTGCTGTTTGTAAACAAGCACCAGGTACAAACCTTCCAGAAAAGCCGGAAAGTAACAGGTAGAGTGCTGTTATTTACAGATAACTTTTTTGCCAAATCGAACGAGGATCTCCAGTTCATTAAAAATTCCATTCTCTTCAATGACTTCTTCGACACCGCCACCTTTAAGGTTGCTGCGAGGTCAAATGCCATCATCGATTGTTTCACCGAAATTGAAAAAGAACTTACAGAAAAAGAAGATACTTATACATACGACATCCTTCAGAACCTGCTACATACCCTCCTCTTACGCTGCGAACGTGCATATAGACGTTTAGGGCATCACGAAATAAAAAAAGGGGCTGATCTCGACTATACCACACTATTTAAAGACCTGCTGAATCATCAATATAAAAGCCTGCGTTCCGTTCGTGGCTATGCCGGTCAGATAAACGTTTCCGAAAAGCGGCTTACAAATGCCACAACAAAAACACTTGGCAAAACACCGAAGGAAATGATAGATGAACGCGTAATGCTCGAAGCCAAACGCCTGCTTGCCCATACGCTTCATTCCATCAAGGAAATAGGCTACGAACTGGGCTTCGAAGAGCCCACCAATTTTATTAAGTTCTTTAAAAAACATGCAGAAAAGACCCCGATAGAGTTCCGCGAAAGTCACTGATGCCCGTATCTCCATCATACATCCATGAGTGGCGGGCGCAGCCTGCGTTCCACAGGCCACTCATCCTCCCTGTTCCCAAAAGTATCATACATATTCCCATTTTGACCTTTCCCACGCCCGGGAATTGAAAGACCTTCGTTGTGTCAAAATGAAACTGAAATGAAACTCAAATCCATCATTTATCTGGCGGCAACTGCGCTGCTAATACCATCACTATTTATTTACGCTAAAAAATCTGACTATATGGAGAAAAAAGAACAAGTTGCAGCACTTTTAAAAGCTATTGAGACAGGAGCAAGTGAGCCCGTTGCTGTCATCAATCCCAACAAATATATTCAGCATAACCTGGGCGTATCGGACGGATTGGCTGGTTTCGGAAAACTGCTGCAGCAATTGCCGCCCCACTCCGCAAAGGTGAATACAATACGCGTATTCCAGGACGGCGATTATGTGTTTGCACACACCGATTACAACTTCTTTGGTCCCAAGATCGGGTTCGACATCTTCCGTTTTGAGAATGGAAAAATTGTAGAGCATTGGGACAACCTGCAGGAGAAGCCAGCTACAGCTAATCCCAGCGGACACACCATGACAGACGGCACAACAGCAATAAAAGATCTGGACAAGACA from Chitinophaga filiformis carries:
- a CDS encoding nuclear transport factor 2 family protein, whose translation is MKLKSIIYLAATALLIPSLFIYAKKSDYMEKKEQVAALLKAIETGASEPVAVINPNKYIQHNLGVSDGLAGFGKLLQQLPPHSAKVNTIRVFQDGDYVFAHTDYNFFGPKIGFDIFRFENGKIVEHWDNLQEKPATANPSGHTMTDGTTAIKDLDKTVANKQVVKNFVEDILVKNKMEKLAGYFDGDNYIQHNPLIPDQLSGLGAALGEMAKQGITMKYDKIHKVLGEGNFVLVVSEGHLGGRHSSFYDLFRVEHGKIAEHWDTIEEIPGKDQWKNDNGKF
- a CDS encoding FecR family protein encodes the protein MGVSFKELLHKYNAGECTPEERAIIESWYDQLELPGLKALTEEQLLETELLIPLLPAKQRNRRPWISVAAAVAVLVMAGGYFVYHSGNTRKHQPIVAIKDDALPGSSKAVLTLANGRRIILEDAREGELAQQGNVTIQKKADGELHYSGAEMPDEEGAPMINTVSTPRGGQHQLVLADGTRVWLNAASSVTYPVTFNGAEREVTITGEAYFEVAQHAGQPFRVVCKGQRIDVLGTQFNVNAYPDEPVIKTTLLQGAVRVTADGGESAVLKPGQQAVLNSGQQVKLHTVDPAVAIDWKEGDFIFKNETLPDIMRKVSRWYDVDVDYGHYSHSTLTFSGEISRSRNLSVVLKMLESTAAVKFTVRNNHITLADK
- a CDS encoding RNA polymerase sigma-70 factor produces the protein MGVLIHANDSALIVMLQAGDKAAFTELYNRYKKPLIIHAYKKIGEPEDAKEIVQEVFSTLWSQREQLPSIQQVSAYLYAMVRNKVLNYIEHKQVEARYALNFQNFMDEGLNTSDIRLREKELQQLIDKEIAALPPKMREVFVLSRKEHLSHKEIAERLNISEFTVKNHIKGALKILRLKIGLCTLIALHYFF
- a CDS encoding cupin domain-containing protein: MTKREITFVCITVLIMCIPLAIIAHKDRQPPLSSAIYDWNDIKVEPTKTGEKRQFLQAPTPTLDELELHVTTLNPGEAPHPPHQHPDEELIIVKEGIVESTANGITKRVGPGSVIFQASNQLHGIRNVGNTRAVYHVIKWKTEKTPKATGK
- a CDS encoding helix-turn-helix domain-containing protein: MATDIKSYRFKAGFRHEIEVQPLKKLYTEHRDILSEPHRADFYHIFWFQQAPQVHMVDFKPIHPMNNTLLFVNKHQVQTFQKSRKVTGRVLLFTDNFFAKSNEDLQFIKNSILFNDFFDTATFKVAARSNAIIDCFTEIEKELTEKEDTYTYDILQNLLHTLLLRCERAYRRLGHHEIKKGADLDYTTLFKDLLNHQYKSLRSVRGYAGQINVSEKRLTNATTKTLGKTPKEMIDERVMLEAKRLLAHTLHSIKEIGYELGFEEPTNFIKFFKKHAEKTPIEFRESH
- a CDS encoding SusC/RagA family TonB-linked outer membrane protein; amino-acid sequence: MKLIVLILTTIGIVQASASGYAQRVTLNMEKTPLSQVFREIRKQTGYDFFYTDDMLSSSKPVTVHVKDLDLPAALGKCLANQPLTYSIENNIILIHAKPAITEPVPPRVVTGLVTDEHSNYLPGVTVKVKGDLQRVTLTNEKGNFTIVIPDEKAILQFSSVGFVSREVPVSGGAGPLKVVLRVDVGDLDQVQVIAYGSTTKRFNTGDVTTITAKDIQKNPVNNVLEALQGKIPGLFIQQVTGQPGGAFSLRLRNAANFSSTAPPPLVVVDGVTYPGAKLPMETNTLFGTGNFLQGGNGLNYINPNDIESISVLKDADATSLYGAEGAYGVILITTKKAKAGTPTLNLNIYDGVSMLGQHVKPMNTAQYLMLRREALKNDGATVGDGDLDLNGTYPLDRDNDYQKQLLGKMAQTANVNLSYGGGTQTSSYMVSGSIRKTGNIQLHKGSMLDGSLHFSINTNTKDNKFSYAISGTYLSSVNKMVPTDFSALAVMTPPNAPPPFLPDGSVNWENPASAVAADINRTYRNVTNNLLGNTNLSYRPFNHVALRVNLGYSNINGQQLMGYPTTAMAPTKVDAAAQTYSSFHHFQTRNVTLEPYAEYNNNFWQKGDFSFKVGGKLDNNLSTVDEISGTGFASDALLSNPSVATLVTSSYRQTPYRDIGMYAIMKFIWDQKYIINLNGRRDGSTRFGPGKKFGTFGSVAAAWIFSEESFIKYNLPFLSYGKLRASTGIIGGDAVGDFAYLSKYTAGSGTYAGSTTLYPGSLANPNLSWEHNRNTEVGLELGFFKDRVHVEGNYYRNIASNQLINIPLSTVTGFGSFPVNTDAVIRTSGWEMSLSTNNIRRKDFNWTTRFNISIPASKLVKLPTYRNLGMNYVLDKPVTGIKLFNYAGVNPETGYFSYVNAKGEKADYQVMELADEDKTEFVDLAPKYYGGIENTFTYKHLSLDFSFVFTKRTALNGLAQNGFAVGFYGLNGPTYWLDRWQKPGDVTDIPRMSASLMNLINFSQLFVNSTGAYSDATYARLQNVSIRYGFTEAIVSKLHVKDLSVYVQAQNLFTISNLGGLDPENLSLSVIPPMRVITAGLNVSF